In Hevea brasiliensis isolate MT/VB/25A 57/8 chromosome 13, ASM3005281v1, whole genome shotgun sequence, a single genomic region encodes these proteins:
- the LOC110641957 gene encoding uncharacterized protein LOC110641957 isoform X4 translates to MEKYLKPSPQTHKPLPNHGWKRSLIELNGRFEPKYRHHLSSLLMQSYSEIGAFPHFYHVDGVPCQTHLNRIDSVASMDPPVPITRQGVSALEFDAKGVYLVSVTKAGCLTVHDFETLYCHADGLLPCSKEDESKHVLHLSLHRQLDVVRWNLSNQDEVACTSMKRNEVLIFDIGYISSEPVQVLRTRRTVTVHGSEVHKGLTDIAFTMLDTSRLIASDTNGAVNLWDRRAGVLPSIELTTNCRSTINSIQLNVENQMVFGAGRHGIIYMWDLRSGRASAAFQSHKEAQSAIVPKEVHSINFDPSCPYQLAFHLDDGWSGVLDIYNFQVTHIHCPPPAWLNDSNISADLLYLRKPSWLPTYSVYVVGSSSANGIHLLDFYPDPSSPCHVDYSEDVERHSSVGNQDKQNKFVPLSEAVTACATHPINGTIIAGTKHSSLMVVSQRKQSLGSQCFIFDQMLDGKCIKCSMH, encoded by the exons ATGGAGAAATACTTGAAACCCTCACCACAAACCCATAAACCCCTTCCGAA CCATGGATGGAAGAGAAGCCTAATTGAATTGAACGGGAGGTTTGAGCCCAAGTACCgccaccatctttcttctttgctCATGCAATCCTACTCTGAG ATCGGAGCATTTCCGCATTTTTACCATGTGGATGGAGTTCCATGTCAAACTCAT CTGAATCGGATTGATAGTGTCGCAAGTATGGATCCCCCAGTTCCAATTACAAG GCAAGGCGTTTCTGCCCTGGAATTTGACGCCAAG GGAGTTTACTTAGTATCTGTGACAAAAGCGGGGTGCTTAACAGTACATGACTTTGAAACTCTTTATTGCCATGCTGATGGCTTATTGCCAT GCTCAAAAGAAGATGAAAGCAAACATGTATTGCACCTTTCTTTGCATCGACAACTTGATGTTGTTCGTTGGAATCTTTCTAACCAAGATGAG GTTGCCTGCACATCTATGAAAAGAAATGAAGTACTCATTTTTGACATTGGTTATATCTCATCAGAACCAGTTCAA GTTTTAAGAACTAGGCGTACTGTCACTGTTCATGGATCTGAAGTTCATAAAGGTCTAACTGATATAGCTTTTACTATGCTTGATACCTCAAG GTTAATCGCTTCTGATACAAATGGTGCTGTTAATCTATGGGATAGAAGAGCAGGTGTTCTTCCTAGCATTGAGCTTACAACTAATTGCCGTAGCACCATCAACAGTATCCAATTAAATGTGGAAAATCAG ATGGTTTTTGGGGCCGGCAGGCATGGAATAATTTATATGTGGGATCTCCGCAGTGGAAGGGCATCTGCTGCCTTTCAAAGTCATAAAGAG GCACAATCAGCTATTGTCCCCAAGGAAGTGCACTCCATTAATTTTGATCCATCTTGTCCATATCAGTTGGCATTTCACCTCGATGATGGTTG GTCAGGTGTTCTTGATATTTATAATTTTCAAGTCACACATATTCATTGCCCTCCTCCAGCTTGGTT GAATGATTCCAACATTTCAGCTGATCTGCTTTACTTGAGAAAACCATCATGGCTACCAACATATTCA GTTTATGTGGTCGGATCATCATCTGCCAATGGCATTCATCTTTTAGACTTCTACCCTGATCCTAGCTCTCCCTGCCATGTGGATTACAG TGAGGATGTGGAGAGGCATTCTAGTGTGGGCAATCAAGACAAACAAAATAAGTTTGTTCCATTGTCTGAAGCTGTTACTGCTTGCGCTACACATCCGATCAATGGTACCATAATAGCTGGAACTAAG CATTCCTCTTTGATGGTTGTATCCCAACGAAAGCAGTCTCTCGGAAG TCAGTGTTTTATATTTGATCAGATGCTAGATGGAAAATGCATCAAATGCTCAATGCACTAG
- the LOC110641958 gene encoding histone H3.2 — MARTKQTARKSTGGKAPRKQLATKAARKSAPATGGVKKPHRFRPGTVALREIRKYQKSTELLIRKLPFQRLVREIAQDFKTDLRFQSSAVAALQEAAEAYLVGLFEDTNLCAIHAKRVTIMPKDIQLARRIRGERA, encoded by the coding sequence ATGGCTCGCACCAAGCAAACAGCTAGAAAATCAACAGGAGGAAAGGCGCCACGTAAGCAGCTGGCGACGAAGGCAGCTAGGAAGTCGGCTCCTGCGACCGGAGGAGTGAAGAAACCGCACCGCTTTAGACCTGGGACGGTGGCATTGAGAGAGATCAGGAAGTACCAGAAGAGTACTGAGCTCTTGATCCGTAAGCTTCCATTCCAGAGGCTGGTGAGGGAAATTGCTCAGGATTTTAAGACAGATCTGAGGTTCCAAAGCAGTGCTGTTGCGGCTCTTCAGGAGGCTGCAGAGGCATACCTGGTTGGTCTATTTGAGGACACAAATCTCTGTGCTATTCATGCCAAGAGGGTTACTATTATGCCTAAAGATATCCAGCTAGCAAGGAGGATTAGGGGTGAGAGGGCGTAG
- the LOC110641972 gene encoding uncharacterized protein LOC110641972, with product MTMDRTSPPETPSRDPKPLIVLSIECLKGSSKADEWTGDMLQTGDIVEEIRIGSGSSSGTRSSQSFKAPFKNGKSGIQKILHASFKNKETSILVRVRRGRDEFAELQACIVPESGSKKQYILRSITDPNYAVGFSDRSEADCFELQDSRSSRIASALSRATLQDGYVSYPWMRRMQEVLPIPNSSCFLSILFLPKVSDRVASRYNDLDDTLARANTWLYASQASGVPTVFMNIQTESLLTKISGETASSTVNTGSLSDLSNIAHVSLYGFEDYHGVDIGVVRAVRLWYAPLCGEFAIEMKIKEGDSKLGFAISRTEEGFIYISSVIDGNENVPSTRSGLNNLYKEAKSASRLLVVSRVSNQKVLPWMVSSTGAIRCYDTVSLSQKLSLHRHAKTPILIHVFLWDRTLATPSTGSARLRSISPPIMSLPPEIQLARHPSENQILPMPPEVLDEGGVIRDVPEIRLERDTAGEVSFRFHDFSLPNNWV from the exons ATGACCATGGACCGAACTTCGCCACCAGAAACCCCTTCCAGAGACCCCAAACCTCTCATAGTCCTTTCTATCGAGTGCCTCAAAGGTAGCTCCAAAGCCGACGAATGGACCGGTGACATGCTCCAGACCGGCGATATAGTTGAAGAAATCAGGATAGGGTCAGGTTCGTCTTCAGGAACCAGGTCGTCTCAATCGTTTAAGGCTCCGTTCAAGAACGGAAAGAGCGGGATCCAAAAGATTCTTCACGCCTCATTTAAGAATAAAGAGACTTCTATTCTCGTTCGAGTTAGGCGAGGCCGGGACGAGTTCGCCGAGTTGCAGGCGTGCATCGTGCCTGAGTCGGGGTCTAAAAAGCAGTACATTTTAAGGTCTATTACGGATCCGAATTATGCAGTCGGGTTCTCAGATCGATCCGAGGCGGACTGCTTCGAATTGCAAG ATTCAAGAAGCTCAAGAATTGCTAGTGCACTATCCAGGGCTACACTTCAAGATGGATATGTCTCGTATCCATGGATGAGGAGGATGCAGGAGGTGCTACCTATTCCCAATTCAAGCTGCTTTCTTTCTATACTTTTCCTTCCTAAAGTTTCAGATCGAGTTGCTTCCCGGTACAATGACCTGGATGACACTCTTGCAAGGGCAAATACATGGCTGTATGCATCTCAGGCCTCTGGGGTCCCTACTGTTTTCATGAATATTCAGACAGAGTCCCTGCTTACAAAG ATATCTGGAGAGACAGCATCTTCTACCGTGAATACTGGGTCATTATCTGATTTGTCTAATATAGCACATGTAAGCTTGTATGGTTTTGAGGATTACCATGGGGTTGATATTGGTGTCGTTAGGGCAGTCCGTCTCTGGTATGCACCTCTATGCGGAGAGTTTGCAATAGAGATGAAAATAAAAGAAGGTGATTCAAAGCTTGGGTTTGCTATTAGTCGCACAGAAGAG GGATTTATCTACATTTCATCAGTTATTGATGGTAATGAAAATGTACCCTCAACAAGGTCAGGGCTCAACAATCTGTACAAAGAAGCTAAGAGTGCATCAAGATTGCTGGTTGTTTCCAGAGTGTCAAACCAGAAGGTCCTTCCTTGGATGGTTTCTTCAACAGGAGCAATACGTTGTTATGATACTGTTTCGCTAAGCCAAAAACTTTCGCTCCATCGGCATGCCAAGACGCCTATACTGATTCATGTTTTCTTATGGGACCGAACATTGGCTACTCCAAGTACAGGCAGTGCTAGGCTTAGGTCTATCTCCCCTCCCATCATGTCATTGCCACCTGAAATTCAATTGGCACGCCATCCTAGTGAGAATCAAATACTTCCTATGCCACCTGAAGTCCTTGATGAGGGTGGAGTGATTAGGGATGTGCCAGAGATTAGGCTTGAGCGTGACACGGCTGGAGAAGTCTCCTTCAGATTCCATGATTTTTCACTTCCAAACAACTGGGTGTGA
- the LOC110641977 gene encoding IRK-interacting protein, whose product MAAATTDTQIFQNLENNNENSNNDVRRQEIQAAIAKAVELRALHAALMHGNSPANRKFRSSSPVSLPVSQFSAQDYPVFTPSYEDEPLPGLESLPKSRTLSESWDEYGLGGNGMASLESHICPAEDQKSVTGSSAKNITVLHASPRAEFYKSRRNSLADFKSVSSCNRGKPAPITSESENVTRNSRNSNIVVPWTDSHSPAQPHPRNKGMISWLFPKLKKKQKNESSSNRAESEEVSQNFKDLGILSIETLKRELTEANENRDAALMEVAEMKSSLGELKQKIEYLESYCEKLKRALRQATLAKGSQVMEKLGNFPRRGKPNDGNGENSMPVSEEVMVEGFLQIVSEARLSVKQFCKTLVGQIGETDGTLMDNLNLLLQPYKLSLNSRYSKAVLYHLEAIINQSLYQDFENRVFQKNGSPLHLDPQQDRQAQFASFVALRNLSWNEVSRKGTKYYSEEFSKFCDQKMGCIITTLNWTRPWPEQLLQAFFVAAKCIWLLHLLAFSFNPPLGILRVEENRSFDPHYMEDMFMDRQRSHGPSRVKIMVMPGFYVQDRVLMCKVLCRYKSAA is encoded by the exons ATGGCTGCTGCTACTACTGATACTCAAATCTTTCAAAACCTTGAGAATAACAATGAAAACAGCAACAATGATGTTAGGAGACAAGAGATACAAGCTGCCATTGCCAAAGCAGTTGAGCTTAGAGCTCTCCATGCTGCTCTCATGCACGGAAACAGCCCTGCCAATCGCAAATTTCGATCTTCCTCCCCTGTTTCACTCCCTGTTTCTCAGTTTTCTGCTCAAGATTACCCTGTTTTCACTCCT AGTTATGAGGACGAGCCATTACCCGGGCTTGAGTCGCTGCCAAAATCAAGAACATTATCAGAAAGTTGGGATGAGTATGGGCTAGGAGGGAATGGAATGGCCAGTTTGGAATCTCACATTTGTCCGGCTGAAGATCAAAAATCCGTCACTGGTTCTTCTGCAAAAAATATTACTGTGCTTCACGCATCACCCCGAGCAGAATTCTACAAGAGTAGGAGAAATAGCTTGGCAGACTTCAAATCTGTATCTTCTTGCAATAGGGGCAAACCAGCCCCTATTACCTCTGAGTCTGAAAATGTAACTAGGAACAGCAGGAATTCTAACATCGTTGTACCATGGACAGATTCTCATTCACCTGCTCAACCACACCCGAGAAATAAAGGAATGATTTCATGGTTGTTCCCAAAGTTAAAGAAGAAGCAGAAGAATGAGAGTTCATCGAATAGAGCAGAATCTGAGGAAGTTTCCCAGAATTTCAAGGACTTGGGCATATTGTCAATTGAAACATTGAAGAGAGAGTTGACAGAAGCGAATGAGAATCGAGATGCAGCGTTAATGGAGGTTGCTGAAATGAAGTCTTCATTGGGAGAACTAAAGCAGAAGATCGAGTACTTGGAGAGTTACTGTGAAAAGCTGAAGAGAGCCTTAAGGCAAGCTACACTGGCAAAAGGTTCACAAGTAATGGAAAAACTAGGAAACTTCCCCAGGAGAGGGAAACCCAATGATGGAAACGGAGAAAACTCAATGCCGGTAAGCGAAGAGGTAATGGTGGAGGGCTTTTTGCAGATTGTATCAGAAGCAAGATTGTCAGTGAAACAATTCTGCAAGACCCTAGTAGGGCAGATTGGAGAAACAGACGGTACTCTTATGGACAACTTGAACTTGCTTCTTCAGCCATATAAATTGTCTCTCAATTCAAGGTACTCCAAGGCAGTACTGTATCATTTGGAAGCAATCATTAACCAATCTCTCTACCAAGATTTTGAGAATCGTGTATTCCAAAAGAATGGTTCACCATTGCATTTAGATCCTCAACAAGATCGCCAAGCGCAGTTTGCATCATTTGTTGCATTGAGGAACCTAAGCTGGAATGAAGTTTCAAGGAAGGGGACTAAATATTACAGTGAGGAGTTTAGCAAATTTTGTGATCAAAAGATGGGTTGCATTATTACAACATTGAATTGGACAAGACCATGGCCTGAACAGCTTCTCCAAGCCTTCTTTGTCGCTGCTAAATGCATATGGTTGCTTCATTTGCTTGCTTTTTCATTCAATCCACCCCTGGGAATTTTAAGGGTTGAAGAGAATAGGAGCTTCGATCCACATTACATGGAGGATATGTTCATGGATAGGCAAAGATCACATGGTCCAAGCCGGGTTAAAATCATGGTGATGCCAGGGTTTTATGTTCAGGATAGGGTTTTAATGTGTAAGGTTCTTTGTAGGTACAAGTCTGCTGCTTAA
- the LOC110641957 gene encoding uncharacterized protein LOC110641957 isoform X3 produces MEKYLKPSPQTHKPLPNHGWKRSLIELNGRFEPKYRHHLSSLLMQSYSEIGAFPHFYHVDGVPCQTHLNRIDSVASMDPPVPITRQGVSALEFDAKGVYLVSVTKAGCLTVHDFETLYCHADGLLPCSKEDESKHVLHLSLHRQLDVVRWNLSNQDEVACTSMKRNEVLIFDIGYISSEPVQVLRTRRTVTVHGSEVHKGLTDIAFTMLDTSRLIASDTNGAVNLWDRRAGVLPSIELTTNCRSTINSIQLNVENQMVFGAGRHGIIYMWDLRSGRASAAFQSHKEVCHPPVTHWKLASMLEKIGTLRAQSAIVPKEVHSINFDPSCPYQLAFHLDDGWSGVLDIYNFQVTHIHCPPPAWLNDSNISADLLYLRKPSWLPTYSVYVVGSSSANGIHLLDFYPDPSSPCHVDYSEDVERHSSVGNQDKQNKFVPLSEAVTACATHPINGTIIAGTKHSSLMVVSQRKQSLGRC; encoded by the exons ATGGAGAAATACTTGAAACCCTCACCACAAACCCATAAACCCCTTCCGAA CCATGGATGGAAGAGAAGCCTAATTGAATTGAACGGGAGGTTTGAGCCCAAGTACCgccaccatctttcttctttgctCATGCAATCCTACTCTGAG ATCGGAGCATTTCCGCATTTTTACCATGTGGATGGAGTTCCATGTCAAACTCAT CTGAATCGGATTGATAGTGTCGCAAGTATGGATCCCCCAGTTCCAATTACAAG GCAAGGCGTTTCTGCCCTGGAATTTGACGCCAAG GGAGTTTACTTAGTATCTGTGACAAAAGCGGGGTGCTTAACAGTACATGACTTTGAAACTCTTTATTGCCATGCTGATGGCTTATTGCCAT GCTCAAAAGAAGATGAAAGCAAACATGTATTGCACCTTTCTTTGCATCGACAACTTGATGTTGTTCGTTGGAATCTTTCTAACCAAGATGAG GTTGCCTGCACATCTATGAAAAGAAATGAAGTACTCATTTTTGACATTGGTTATATCTCATCAGAACCAGTTCAA GTTTTAAGAACTAGGCGTACTGTCACTGTTCATGGATCTGAAGTTCATAAAGGTCTAACTGATATAGCTTTTACTATGCTTGATACCTCAAG GTTAATCGCTTCTGATACAAATGGTGCTGTTAATCTATGGGATAGAAGAGCAGGTGTTCTTCCTAGCATTGAGCTTACAACTAATTGCCGTAGCACCATCAACAGTATCCAATTAAATGTGGAAAATCAG ATGGTTTTTGGGGCCGGCAGGCATGGAATAATTTATATGTGGGATCTCCGCAGTGGAAGGGCATCTGCTGCCTTTCAAAGTCATAAAGAG GTTTGCCATCCACCGGTAACACATTGGAAGCTAGCATCAATGTTAGAGAAAATTGGGACCTTAAGG GCACAATCAGCTATTGTCCCCAAGGAAGTGCACTCCATTAATTTTGATCCATCTTGTCCATATCAGTTGGCATTTCACCTCGATGATGGTTG GTCAGGTGTTCTTGATATTTATAATTTTCAAGTCACACATATTCATTGCCCTCCTCCAGCTTGGTT GAATGATTCCAACATTTCAGCTGATCTGCTTTACTTGAGAAAACCATCATGGCTACCAACATATTCA GTTTATGTGGTCGGATCATCATCTGCCAATGGCATTCATCTTTTAGACTTCTACCCTGATCCTAGCTCTCCCTGCCATGTGGATTACAG TGAGGATGTGGAGAGGCATTCTAGTGTGGGCAATCAAGACAAACAAAATAAGTTTGTTCCATTGTCTGAAGCTGTTACTGCTTGCGCTACACATCCGATCAATGGTACCATAATAGCTGGAACTAAG CATTCCTCTTTGATGGTTGTATCCCAACGAAAGCAGTCTCTCGGAAG ATGCTAG
- the LOC110641957 gene encoding uncharacterized protein LOC110641957 isoform X1, whose protein sequence is MEKYLKPSPQTHKPLPNHGWKRSLIELNGRFEPKYRHHLSSLLMQSYSEIGAFPHFYHVDGVPCQTHLNRIDSVASMDPPVPITRQGVSALEFDAKGVYLVSVTKAGCLTVHDFETLYCHADGLLPCSKEDESKHVLHLSLHRQLDVVRWNLSNQDEVACTSMKRNEVLIFDIGYISSEPVQVLRTRRTVTVHGSEVHKGLTDIAFTMLDTSRLIASDTNGAVNLWDRRAGVLPSIELTTNCRSTINSIQLNVENQMVFGAGRHGIIYMWDLRSGRASAAFQSHKEVCHPPVTHWKLASMLEKIGTLRAQSAIVPKEVHSINFDPSCPYQLAFHLDDGWSGVLDIYNFQVTHIHCPPPAWLNDSNISADLLYLRKPSWLPTYSVYVVGSSSANGIHLLDFYPDPSSPCHVDYSEDVERHSSVGNQDKQNKFVPLSEAVTACATHPINGTIIAGTKHSSLMVVSQRKQSLGSQCFIFDQMLDGKCIKCSMH, encoded by the exons ATGGAGAAATACTTGAAACCCTCACCACAAACCCATAAACCCCTTCCGAA CCATGGATGGAAGAGAAGCCTAATTGAATTGAACGGGAGGTTTGAGCCCAAGTACCgccaccatctttcttctttgctCATGCAATCCTACTCTGAG ATCGGAGCATTTCCGCATTTTTACCATGTGGATGGAGTTCCATGTCAAACTCAT CTGAATCGGATTGATAGTGTCGCAAGTATGGATCCCCCAGTTCCAATTACAAG GCAAGGCGTTTCTGCCCTGGAATTTGACGCCAAG GGAGTTTACTTAGTATCTGTGACAAAAGCGGGGTGCTTAACAGTACATGACTTTGAAACTCTTTATTGCCATGCTGATGGCTTATTGCCAT GCTCAAAAGAAGATGAAAGCAAACATGTATTGCACCTTTCTTTGCATCGACAACTTGATGTTGTTCGTTGGAATCTTTCTAACCAAGATGAG GTTGCCTGCACATCTATGAAAAGAAATGAAGTACTCATTTTTGACATTGGTTATATCTCATCAGAACCAGTTCAA GTTTTAAGAACTAGGCGTACTGTCACTGTTCATGGATCTGAAGTTCATAAAGGTCTAACTGATATAGCTTTTACTATGCTTGATACCTCAAG GTTAATCGCTTCTGATACAAATGGTGCTGTTAATCTATGGGATAGAAGAGCAGGTGTTCTTCCTAGCATTGAGCTTACAACTAATTGCCGTAGCACCATCAACAGTATCCAATTAAATGTGGAAAATCAG ATGGTTTTTGGGGCCGGCAGGCATGGAATAATTTATATGTGGGATCTCCGCAGTGGAAGGGCATCTGCTGCCTTTCAAAGTCATAAAGAG GTTTGCCATCCACCGGTAACACATTGGAAGCTAGCATCAATGTTAGAGAAAATTGGGACCTTAAGG GCACAATCAGCTATTGTCCCCAAGGAAGTGCACTCCATTAATTTTGATCCATCTTGTCCATATCAGTTGGCATTTCACCTCGATGATGGTTG GTCAGGTGTTCTTGATATTTATAATTTTCAAGTCACACATATTCATTGCCCTCCTCCAGCTTGGTT GAATGATTCCAACATTTCAGCTGATCTGCTTTACTTGAGAAAACCATCATGGCTACCAACATATTCA GTTTATGTGGTCGGATCATCATCTGCCAATGGCATTCATCTTTTAGACTTCTACCCTGATCCTAGCTCTCCCTGCCATGTGGATTACAG TGAGGATGTGGAGAGGCATTCTAGTGTGGGCAATCAAGACAAACAAAATAAGTTTGTTCCATTGTCTGAAGCTGTTACTGCTTGCGCTACACATCCGATCAATGGTACCATAATAGCTGGAACTAAG CATTCCTCTTTGATGGTTGTATCCCAACGAAAGCAGTCTCTCGGAAG TCAGTGTTTTATATTTGATCAGATGCTAGATGGAAAATGCATCAAATGCTCAATGCACTAG
- the LOC110641957 gene encoding uncharacterized protein LOC110641957 isoform X2, which produces MEKYLKPSPQTHKPLPNHGWKRSLIELNGRFEPKYRHHLSSLLMQSYSEIGAFPHFYHVDGVPCQTHLNRIDSVASMDPPVPITRQGVSALEFDAKGVYLVSVTKAGCLTVHDFETLYCHADGLLPCSKEDESKHVLHLSLHRQLDVVRWNLSNQDEVACTSMKRNEVLIFDIGYISSEPVQVLRTRRTVTVHGSEVHKGLTDIAFTMLDTSRLIASDTNGAVNLWDRRAGVLPSIELTTNCRSTINSIQLNVENQMVFGAGRHGIIYMWDLRSGRASAAFQSHKEVCHPPVTHWKLASMLEKIGTLRAQSAIVPKEVHSINFDPSCPYQLAFHLDDGWSGVLDIYNFQVTHIHCPPPAWLNDSNISADLLYLRKPSWLPTYSVYVVGSSSANGIHLLDFYPDPSSPCHVDYSEDVERHSSVGNQDKQNKFVPLSEAVTACATHPINGTIIAGTKHSSLMVVSQRKQSLGSVLYLIRC; this is translated from the exons ATGGAGAAATACTTGAAACCCTCACCACAAACCCATAAACCCCTTCCGAA CCATGGATGGAAGAGAAGCCTAATTGAATTGAACGGGAGGTTTGAGCCCAAGTACCgccaccatctttcttctttgctCATGCAATCCTACTCTGAG ATCGGAGCATTTCCGCATTTTTACCATGTGGATGGAGTTCCATGTCAAACTCAT CTGAATCGGATTGATAGTGTCGCAAGTATGGATCCCCCAGTTCCAATTACAAG GCAAGGCGTTTCTGCCCTGGAATTTGACGCCAAG GGAGTTTACTTAGTATCTGTGACAAAAGCGGGGTGCTTAACAGTACATGACTTTGAAACTCTTTATTGCCATGCTGATGGCTTATTGCCAT GCTCAAAAGAAGATGAAAGCAAACATGTATTGCACCTTTCTTTGCATCGACAACTTGATGTTGTTCGTTGGAATCTTTCTAACCAAGATGAG GTTGCCTGCACATCTATGAAAAGAAATGAAGTACTCATTTTTGACATTGGTTATATCTCATCAGAACCAGTTCAA GTTTTAAGAACTAGGCGTACTGTCACTGTTCATGGATCTGAAGTTCATAAAGGTCTAACTGATATAGCTTTTACTATGCTTGATACCTCAAG GTTAATCGCTTCTGATACAAATGGTGCTGTTAATCTATGGGATAGAAGAGCAGGTGTTCTTCCTAGCATTGAGCTTACAACTAATTGCCGTAGCACCATCAACAGTATCCAATTAAATGTGGAAAATCAG ATGGTTTTTGGGGCCGGCAGGCATGGAATAATTTATATGTGGGATCTCCGCAGTGGAAGGGCATCTGCTGCCTTTCAAAGTCATAAAGAG GTTTGCCATCCACCGGTAACACATTGGAAGCTAGCATCAATGTTAGAGAAAATTGGGACCTTAAGG GCACAATCAGCTATTGTCCCCAAGGAAGTGCACTCCATTAATTTTGATCCATCTTGTCCATATCAGTTGGCATTTCACCTCGATGATGGTTG GTCAGGTGTTCTTGATATTTATAATTTTCAAGTCACACATATTCATTGCCCTCCTCCAGCTTGGTT GAATGATTCCAACATTTCAGCTGATCTGCTTTACTTGAGAAAACCATCATGGCTACCAACATATTCA GTTTATGTGGTCGGATCATCATCTGCCAATGGCATTCATCTTTTAGACTTCTACCCTGATCCTAGCTCTCCCTGCCATGTGGATTACAG TGAGGATGTGGAGAGGCATTCTAGTGTGGGCAATCAAGACAAACAAAATAAGTTTGTTCCATTGTCTGAAGCTGTTACTGCTTGCGCTACACATCCGATCAATGGTACCATAATAGCTGGAACTAAG CATTCCTCTTTGATGGTTGTATCCCAACGAAAGCAGTCTCTCGGAAG TGTTTTATATTTGATCAGATGCTAG
- the LOC110641960 gene encoding histone H3.2 gives MLVHSSLSIFFLTAIHFLVKQALFNFFVSLMARTKQTARKSTGGKAPRKQLATKAARKSAPATGGVKKPHRFRPGTVALREIRKYQKSTELLIRKLPFQRLVREIAQDFKTDLRFQSSAVAALQEAAEAYLVGLFEDTNLCAIHAKRVTIMPKDIQLARRIRGERA, from the coding sequence ATGCTAGTTCACTCGTCGTTGTCAATTTTCTTTCTTACAGCCATACATTTTCTCGTGAAACAAGCACTCTTTAATTTCTTTGTTTCTCTAATGGCTCGCACTAAGCAAACTGCAAGGAAATCAACAGGAGGGAAGGCTCCACGTAAGCAGTTGGCGACCAAGGCTGCCCGGAAATCAGCTCCGGCGACTGGAGGAGTGAAGAAGCCTCACCGTTTCAGGCCAGGGACAGTGGCATTGAGAGAGATCAGGAAGTATCAGAAGAGCACCGAGCTTTTGATTCGCAAGCTTCCATTCCAGAGACTGGTGAGAGAAATAGCTCAAGATTTTAAAACTGACCTTAGATTCCAAAGCAGTGCTGTCGCGGCTCTTCAAGAAGCTGCTGAAGCGTACTTGGTGGGGCTTTTTGAGGACACTAATCTCTGTGCCATTCATGCCAAGAGAGTCACAATTATGCCTAAGGACATCCAATTGGCGCGTAGAATTAGGGGTGAAAGGGCATAA